ccagatgTGTATCGCGTCACTGCACGATCGCGTCTgtacattgttgtgattattcaaattaaatcttttgcgaGGTTTACCTAACAgtgaatattaatacacatatttcaaagtaattatttaatgataatagttcatactgcttatcaaagttttgcaacatttctttaaatgctgtttttccactgtattaaaaggctttgcaatgtatcgcattgTAGGAATGCCATACAGTCTCGTTTATGCAGGCGCTACAGCTccctcttgtgttttttagagagatgtgcaatcattgggGTGATCTGATTTCAtggcgatgaggtcaaacaatcgcgatgagacaattatttaatcattgtgacagcacTATTCGGAGCGGTCAGACTGAAATGGATTTCCGGAAATGTGATTTGAAATGGATTTCAAACCACCTCTGGCTGTAGCCTGAAATGGatttcaaaaaaatgtatttcatgcAGTTTTTGGGCCGTTTACACGTTACTAAATGTGACTGGATTCCAAGcggatatgcaccaaaattggatttggactgacagtATGAACAAGgtcttagagggttttgcatccgAGCTCCTCATATACGATGCAGATTGTAGACTAGACCAGGGCAAgataacttttataaaaaaggttttgatccatTTCAAAAGTTCGTATATTATAATGCATACAAAATTTTGAAAATTTGAGTAAACAATGCACCTTCTAATTTCACATATTTATACAGCATCAGCAAAATGAAATGGTTGTGCCCATCACGGCATGACTTTTCTACAAAATTTGATctgttgagaaacactgctcttGTTTATAATATTAACAGTGACTGTGTTTTATGATGTTGCATGTCTGTACACTGACTGAGTAAGCACTAAAACCATTTGAGAACTGCCTGTTAAAAAACAATTCTGACCTCATTGACACTACTTAATTCTTTCAATTACCACACTGATCCTCAGGGTATGATTACAAATTCAAATGTAGTTGCCTCGTGTCACAGGCTAATGATGATAAAGTGGGAACAGGTGCACCTGGAGTGCTGCCAATCTCATGATAAACTACAAAAGGCTGTGTCTCAAAGTGAGGAACGCTATCCTGCTGCTCCGTAACCGGCCTTAggaaatgtattaaatgttttaatttctacAAGACTTTTATACGGTATTGCTAGAAAAGCTCTGAAGAGGATTCATGAAGGTATGAAGCAAATATTTTATAGCTTAAAACTCAAATTGTCAGCACAAATGGAATAATGGGAGTTGACAGTGCTTTTGGACAATCTTTCCATTAGTGTCTGACTTAAGTTGCTGTAACTTGATTTCTTTAATAAGGATGATGATATGGTAAGAATGTCTGCAGCAATGATGAGTAAGAGAACTTAACTGACTTGGTATTGTTGCCCTGTGGCATCACTGACCAAGGTCTGAATGAGTTTAATCTTCTCTCTGAGCTATTGATGTTTCAGGTTTATGGTAAACTTGAGCTTGAATATTCATTAAATACTACGAAGTTAGGAAATTAATTTCTTTGCATTGCTTGATTTTACAAACCAACAATTAAATTGCCAGCAGTAACAAACTTGGagtgtctttctttctttcaggagGTTTTTGGTGAGTACCAAACACATGGTCCCATGGGCTTCATGGGTCTGAGAAAATTCCAGAGCTGTATTTTTAGTCTGGGAGTAGTGCATCACTTCTGTGCCCTGCTATGTTTTTGTTGGGGAGATGGGTATCTTAAGGAACAGGCTGTTGTTGagtcaatgttaataaagtaatgtgtACACAAATATTGCAACAAGTAATGTCTGCTTATGTTTTTAGGCTTTTCTTCTGTGAGGCAGCTTATGTGACTGTTTTTGAAAACTTTACTGATGTCTTCTCAACGTAGgacatccctccaccatctgCAACACACTCTTCAGGATGTCaatatttattgtataaattgcATTTCCATTAATGCAGAGTACCTTTTTAATGCTAGATTATTTGCATTTGTCTAGTTGGTTTAGGGGTTAATCTGTGGAAGGCATTGTGTATATAACTTGTTCCTGTTTCGCATAGGTTAAAAGTggcgaatttttttttttttaattttactgtaCAGGTTAATTTCTGTAACTCTGTTGCAATCAGGGCTGTTTAGCCATTTTGACACCCGAGGCAAAATTCCTGTTGGCACCCCCCCAAACAAGTTCAAACACATTATGCAAAAATCATGATATATGCAACATGTAATCAAAGGTGTTACATAagtcacgttttttttttttttacataatttgttgTGTTTGAACTTGTTTGAGGGGTGCCAATAGGAGTTTTGCCTCGGGTGTCAAAATGGCTAGAAACAGCCCtgattgcacactgtaaaaaaatccatagaaattacagtgttattgcagctgggttgccggtaagttaccgtagatttaaatttattttatttactggcaaaagtttgttcaaagttgagtaaattttaaatattaacaagtcttatCTTTACAGAagaaaactatacaataacagcctcatgcaaagcattctgggaaccagaaatcatcaaactttttctgtttttacttcagattttgtttcacagaatgttttgcttgatgctgtttttctagttttgttctgtacaaagacttgtaaatgtttggtgttcatttagctttgaacaaaatgttgccggTGGTAACATACATTTGAATCTGCGGTGGGTTGCCGGCgacccagctgcaaatttctactgaattttttacagtgaaaatgcattaaattcAAAGCATTTAAATTTGTTGtataaaaggaaaaaaaattgttaatggTGTTGTTGAGTGCTGAAAATGGTAAATTTATGAATCAAGGGCCCCATTGAAGAGCCCCATACTATGTGAACGACAAACTTATTCCGAATCAACATTATTACTGTAGTTATACATCGACATTCAACTTTACTTTAGGAACACAATTTCATATTGTGGAAAAATTGTACCGCTGCACATCACATTAGCATTTCTGAAGTAAACCTCACAATCGGGttaatatatttagcatatagACACAACTCATGTTTCATATCCATTGTGAGACACATTAATTACCGTTTGTATttccatagttttactacatATAAAATACCATTGTTATTATGGTAAGAACATAGTTTTATTTGTAGTAAGTAACCACAAATTTACTTTTACTATAGTTTAATCATGGATTATTTTCTTAAGGGCAAATCATCACAAGTGCATTGCTTCATAATTAGTATACGTcaattatcattaaaaatatgtgttaaaaacagagGAAAGCAGGTTGTGGCTTTAAAAACTCCAATACTTTTGGGCACATCACACATACCACCTCCTGTCTGATGCTTGTAAATTATTTCGCTGTCCATTCTgtgttaaacacacaacattTGGTTTATATTTTGTTGCAGTGTTCATGAGTTAAGCAGCAGTTAAAATGTATATGCGCCCTCTGAAGCTATAGGTAACCGCCTAGTTCACCTATGCCTAATAATGACCCTGTGTGCAATGCTTTACAAAGGGATATCAGTTTGATTCTCAGGGAACataccaataaaatgtttatcttGTAATGCACATGTCCAAAGTTGCTTTACACCTGCCCAATCTAAAAATTTACAATTTGAATGGTGTGGTGAGATGAAAGTCAAGAAGCTTTGATACAATTTTATACAATTataatacaattaaaaacaaatactgtttgaagtacatttaaaagaatTCACAGTTACACCACTGGTCTTGAAGGTTTCATCTGAGAGGCAATTTTTTCACTTCACCTAAAATTTCCATTGCATCAATTTATAGACATGATTATCAAACACTCATGGAAATTATTTAAACCGGTTACAAGCCAGGCATGAAGAGTCACATTCCCCACATTTTGGGTAGCCTTTAAAGTTCCAGTTGTGTGTACATTTATAGAAAATTTGATTTCCAATTTTAGGATACATTAAATGAGCATTAGTAATTCAGatattaagaattttttagaaCAGTATGTGAGGCAAAACATAACCATCAAATTTCAGATTTACTTtcattatatataatttttttttttaattaaaggaaaGCAAAAACATGCCATGTAAACCGCCTTAATACTCCTCTTCACTGCcaaattaaatatttgtatctTTAAAATTTGTAGACTACATTGATCAAATACCACAAACATTTAATTCTTACCTGAAATTTAAAGGAGCACCCATATGGGTGTAGCCTATCTGAACAATGtgcaaaaataatgtaaaatcaCACAATTACtctgctacccagtctcaccaaattacgtacctatagtcacataatttttttattattttttgttatcgtatcacgaatttctgtttgcGCGTCATTATCACGCATTGGCCACTCAACTGCTCCTTCCCACCCTCAAACCATtctcgcttcggtttagggttagatttggtgtttgcgttagcatgtcactttaagtattggtttatactattttttctgatttatttttttatattttctaaattttaaaccattgtcgcctgccGTTAggattagagttgggtttgggtaaatatgtcattttatgtaaatctaaccctaaaccgaagcgacaatggtaagaaaataggacaaaacagttgagcaaccaatACCTGACAAttgacacacaaacagaaattcGCGATACGATTACAAAAAAactggaaattcgtgacagaaaaagaataaaaaaattatgtgactataggtacgcaATTCTGTGAGACTGAGCTTTGCTGTATTAGTTTATAATATGGCATTTGgggaaaaaaaattcaaaatgtgcCTCATGTAAAACCAGTCTATCCATCAGGTGTGTATATTTTAATGAGATGTTGCAGTTCAGAAGGGTAGCCGGTAAGGGGACATCTATGATTGGCTTTGACATAGACATATATGCACTTGTAACAAAACACATAACCTGAAGTCGCAAGGGCAGTGTCGTTGGTACGCACTTTCCTGCACAGCGGGCAGattttgttgtgtgtttgtgacgTTTCCTCGCTATGAAGGTGGAGAGGTGGTGGAGGGGTTGGGAGGGAGGTCAAAGACTTAGTGCTTTGGTTTTCTGATGAATACCACCACTCTAGAAACTGCAGAAAAAACACTCCAATCGAGAGGCTGGTTGAAAGTGATACAGCAACACCACCCACCGCTGTAGAGATGAGACGCTGACATTTTTCTGCAATGCTGAAAAACAAACAGTTTTATTTAGACTCATATATATTTCAATAAAGACTCCCATTCCTAAAAAACGCACTACTTGCACTTTTTATAAACTTACCTTTGACTGGGGTTAAATGTCGGGCCTGACGGCTTGAGATCTAGGGTGCGGATGTCATGAGCAGTTAGATATGACAGTTTAACCCCCGCAAGCCACAAAAGTGGTGAATGTGTCCGTGCTTTGCCGAAGACATACAAAAGCTGTTGGCAAAACACCCAACCATCCCAGGCCATGCACACATAAGGGTACGCGGCCAGAAAGGCCCTGTACAACTTCTGCGTGAAGGACTGCGGCAAGCGGATGGAGAAATCGTCCTCGTCTCTCTGTCGAGCAAAAACTTTTTCCAGTTTCCTGTGAAGGTAAGGCAGGAGGGCCAGCAGGAGCAAACAGCGCCAGTGCTGCTTACGGAGGAGCCCCAGGTGCGCAGGACGTGTGCTGTCCGTTCCTACGCGCTTTAGACCATAGAAGTTCTCTGAAAACGAGGCGCTGGTGCGGGATAGAAAATGATGCTGCAACAACAAATCTAGGATGGCATAAATCTCATCAAACCTCCTCCAAAGAACACCATAGCGAGCAGGGTTAGATGTGGCGAGGATCTGTGAAAAATGACAGCATTGATATCTGGGTTGCTCTATTACTGTAAAGCAGAATGTAACACGTGGATGCATTGAATGGTTGAATCTAAggctgtcaaacgattaatcgcaaacaaaataaaagtttgtgcgTGCATAATTgttgtgtgtactgtgtgtaatatatatatatacatttaccTGATTATTAGGaccaccatactaatactgtgtttgaccccctttcgtcTTCAGAACTgtttgattcaacaaggtgctgaaagcattctttagaaatgttggcccatattgataggatagcatcttgcagttgatggagatttgtgggatgcacattcagggcacgaagctcccgttccaccacatcccaaagatgctctattgggttgagatctggtgactgtgagggccattttagtacagtgaactcattgtaatgttcaagaaaccaatttgacatgattcgagctttgtgacatggtgcattatcctgctggaagtagccatcagaggatgggtacatggtggtcataaagggatggacatggtcagaaacaatactcaggtaggccgtggcatttaaacgatgcccaattggcactaaggggcctaaagtgtgccaagaaaacatctcccACAACATTGCACCACCAggatcttctgctgttgtagcccatccgcctcaaggttgtgtgtgttgtggcttcacaaatgctttgctgcatacctcagttgtaacgagtggttatttcagtcaaagttgctcttctatcagcttgaatcagtcggttcattctcctctgacctctagcatcaacaaggcatttttgcccacacatactggatgtttttcccttttcacaccattctttgtaaaccctaaaaatggttgtgcgtgaaaatcccagtaactgagcaaattgtgaaatactcagaccggcccgtctggcaccaacaaccatgccacgctcaaaaatgCTTAaaacctttctttcccattctgacgttcagtttggagttcaggagattgtcttgaacAGGACCACATCCCaaaatgagtgtgtgtgtgtgtgtgtgtgtgtgtgtgtgtgtgtgtgtgtgtgtgtgtgtgtgcgtgtgtgcgtgcgtgcgtgtgcgtgcatatatatatatatatatgcacaaacatacatttatgaatttaagaatttatatatataaacaaatatataaaatatacacaaatatacatgtaattttttaaaaatatatagatgaatgtttgtgtatttatatatacataataattacaaacattacacacacatatataatatgcaaacacaaacttttattttgtatgtgattaatcgtttgacagccctaatctcCAGTAACAAGATTTACATCAAATCACACAAATGTTAAGTGTCAATCATTGAAAAATGACTACTAGGTCAGTGAATCTTTtataacagtaaaattataataatttatgtgtCACATGATGTCGTAAACGCACAAGGATTGAATAGATCAAATACCTTGACAGCGTGTTGTAATGCAGGTTTGACAGCACTCATCAGAGAGTCCTGAGCTAAAACCTCAAAAATTGATGGTCTGTTATCTTCAGCAGTAGCAGCAGTTGTTAAATGTGCACCTCTCTCCGCCATCACTGCTGAATCAATGAAGATGTTTCGCAATCAGCgagcaaaaatgaaaataatggaAACTTTGACAGTTAACACTAACGCGTACTGAAAAAACTTTTAAGAAtgttcattttcacattttccacaaaagtaaaaaatacacaaaatttcataaaacaaacaaaaaagcaatattAATTCCACGAAATGCCATGTCTTTTCTCATTACTATAATTCGATTCCGCTGTTACATCTAACAGCCTCCGACTTTCCGCATTTTCCCTGCGTGTTCGTTCCgctcttcattttgtttttccgGGTCCGCTCCATCTTCCAGCGCCGACCAATCTGTGGCTAAAACCGCATCTTCCATCTCCCTGCTGGAAAGGGCTGCATTCACAAAATATCCTTATATTTCTCGTCAGTTAATATATCGCTGGTAAGTttgcattgtttagtgttttCATTAGCTGTCTGTAGTAAAAAGAGAGGGCGATGTGTAACCTTACAGTCGATCATTTTCCTGTATCCAGGTTTTCACTAGCTTAGCATAGCTGGTTCATTTTTTAATCACGCCCAATTCATtaactttatatttatttaacctGTTTAAGTTCGCATGTAAACGTTACATTTGACttaaattgtttgtttgtttca
The sequence above is drawn from the Misgurnus anguillicaudatus chromosome 22, ASM2758022v2, whole genome shotgun sequence genome and encodes:
- the pex12 gene encoding peroxisome assembly protein 12 — translated: MAERGAHLTTAATAEDNRPSIFEVLAQDSLMSAVKPALQHAVKILATSNPARYGVLWRRFDEIYAILDLLLQHHFLSRTSASFSENFYGLKRVGTDSTRPAHLGLLRKQHWRCLLLLALLPYLHRKLEKVFARQRDEDDFSIRLPQSFTQKLYRAFLAAYPYVCMAWDGWVFCQQLLYVFGKARTHSPLLWLAGVKLSYLTAHDIRTLDLKPSGPTFNPSQSIAEKCQRLISTAVGGVAVSLSTSLSIGVFFLQFLEWWYSSENQSTKSLTSLPTPPPPLHLHSEETSQTHNKICPLCRKVRTNDTALATSGYVFCYKCIYVYVKANHRCPLTGYPSELQHLIKIYTPDG